One Brassica napus cultivar Da-Ae chromosome C4, Da-Ae, whole genome shotgun sequence genomic region harbors:
- the LOC125585842 gene encoding vesicle-associated membrane protein 722-like, translating to MAQQQQSLIYSFVARGTVILVEFTDFKGNFTSIAAQCLQKLPSSNNKFTYNCDGHTFNYLVENGFTYCVVAVDSAGRQIPMAFLERVKDDFNKRYGGGKAATAQANSLNKEFGSKLKEHMQYCMDHPDEISKLAKVKAQVSEVKGVMMENIEKVLDRGEKIELLVDKTENLRSQAQDFRTQGTQMRRKMWFQNMKIKLIVLAIIIALILIIVLSVCGGFNCGK from the exons atggcgcAGCAACAACAATCGCTGATCTACAGTTTCGTGGCTCGAGGGACGGTGATCCTCGTCGAGTTCACCGATTTCAAAGGCAATTTCACATCCATCGCTGCACAGTGCCTCCAGAAGCTTCCTTCCTCCAACAACAAGTTCACCTACAACTGCGATGGTCACACCTTCAATTACTTGGTTGAAAATGGATTCA cTTATTGTGTTGTTGCAGTTGATTCAGCTGGGAGGCAGATTCCTATGGCCTTCTTGGAGCGAGTTAAGGATGATTTCAACAAGAGATACGGTGGTGGGAAGGCAGCAACTGCTCAAGCGAACAGCTTGAATAAGGAGTTTGg GTCGAAACTGAAAGAGCACATGCAGTATTGTATGGATCATCCTGATGAGATTAGCAAGCTTGCTAAGGTGAAAGCTCAAGTTTCTGAAGTTAAAGGTGTCATGATGGAAAACATTGAGAAG GTTCTTGACCGTGGTGAGAAAATTGAACTTTTGGTGGACAAAACCGAAAACCTTCGCTCACAG GCGCAAGACTTCAGAACACAAGGAACACAAATGAGAAGAAAGATGTGGTTTCAGAACATGAAGATAAAGCTCATTGTTCTTGCAATCATCATCGCCTTGATCCTCATCATCGTCCTCTCAGTCTGCGGTGGCTTCAACTGTGGCAAATAA